A portion of the Natronococcus sp. AD-5 genome contains these proteins:
- a CDS encoding DUF7126 family protein, with protein MSTSTTAIVAGPDEGGIGDALEAEGVDVVRINGVVSRPALEEAGIVDADLYVLTDVGQATTIPIVCDLNDEIRTVTYARDTVPEFVRGQLDLAIDPQLMDVAIVAEELVG; from the coding sequence ATGAGCACGAGCACGACGGCTATCGTCGCCGGCCCCGACGAGGGCGGAATCGGCGACGCGCTCGAGGCCGAAGGCGTCGACGTCGTCCGGATCAACGGCGTCGTCTCGCGACCCGCGCTCGAGGAGGCGGGAATCGTCGACGCCGATCTGTACGTCCTGACCGACGTCGGCCAGGCGACGACGATCCCGATCGTCTGCGACCTGAACGACGAGATCCGGACCGTTACGTACGCGCGCGACACGGTCCCGGAGTTCGTTCGCGGCCAGCTCGATCTCGCGATCGATCCGCAACTGATGGACGTAGCGATCGTCGCCGAGGAACTGGTCGGCTGA
- the guaA gene encoding glutamine-hydrolyzing GMP synthase, with the protein MVDTHAFVPEAVEEIENEIGDANAVIALSGGVDSSVAAALAYEAIGDQLTPVYVDTGLMRKGETDQIRETFDYMESLRIVDATERFLDELSGVTDPEEKRAIIGEQFIREFEREAKDAGADYLVQGTIYPDRIESEGGIKSHHNVGGLPDVVDFEGIVEPVRDLYKDEVREVARHLGLDDLVAERMPFPGPGLAVRVIGEVTEEKLEVARHASHVVEDELEEYDPWQALAAVIGKATGVKGDNRVHGWVVSVRSVESRDGMTARAQEIDWETLQRIQSRITGQNENVARVVYDVTHKPPATIEYE; encoded by the coding sequence ATGGTCGATACGCACGCGTTCGTACCCGAGGCAGTCGAAGAGATCGAGAACGAAATCGGCGACGCAAACGCCGTCATCGCCCTCTCCGGCGGGGTCGACTCCTCCGTCGCGGCCGCCCTGGCCTACGAGGCGATCGGCGACCAGCTGACGCCCGTTTACGTCGACACCGGGCTGATGCGCAAGGGAGAGACCGACCAGATCCGCGAGACGTTCGACTACATGGAGTCGCTGCGAATCGTCGACGCCACGGAACGATTCCTCGACGAGCTTTCGGGCGTCACCGACCCCGAAGAAAAGCGCGCGATCATCGGCGAGCAGTTCATCCGCGAGTTCGAGCGGGAAGCGAAAGACGCCGGCGCGGACTACCTCGTCCAGGGGACGATCTATCCCGACCGGATCGAGAGCGAGGGCGGGATCAAGTCCCACCACAACGTCGGCGGTCTTCCCGACGTCGTCGACTTCGAGGGGATCGTCGAACCCGTCCGCGACCTCTACAAGGACGAAGTTCGCGAGGTCGCCCGCCACCTCGGCCTCGACGACCTCGTCGCCGAGCGAATGCCGTTCCCCGGCCCCGGGCTCGCAGTTCGAGTGATCGGGGAAGTCACCGAGGAGAAACTCGAGGTCGCCCGCCACGCCTCGCACGTCGTCGAGGACGAACTCGAGGAGTACGATCCCTGGCAGGCCCTCGCGGCGGTCATCGGCAAGGCGACGGGCGTGAAAGGTGACAACCGCGTCCACGGCTGGGTCGTTTCGGTTCGGTCCGTCGAGTCGCGCGACGGGATGACCGCACGCGCCCAGGAGATCGACTGGGAGACGCTCCAGCGCATCCAGTCGCGGATCACCGGCCAGAACGAGAACGTCGCGCGGGTCGTCTACGACGTGACGCACAAACCGCCCGCGACCATCGAGTACGAATGA
- the pyrG gene encoding glutamine hydrolyzing CTP synthase, whose product MPTESDTHYDPSLGNKFIFVTGGVMSGLGKGITAASTGRLLKNAGFDVTAVKVDPYLNVDAGTMNPYQHGEVYVLEDGGEVDLDLGNYERFLDVDMTSDHNITTGKTYQHVIEKERAGDYLGKTVQIIPHITDDIKRRIREAAEGTDVCIVEVGGTVGDIEGMPYLEALRQFAHEEPEENVLFVHVTLVPYSKNGEQKTKPTQHSVKEVRSIGLQPDVIVGRSEDRLEPETKEKIALFCDIPTEAVFSNPDVEDVYHVPLMVEDEGLDQYVLEHFGLAERALPEGERVKEWREIVTTEKEGTVDVALVGKYDLEDAYMSIHESLKHAGFELGVDVDVHWVSAGEMADGHDGQLDDVDGVIVPGGFGMRGSEGKIEAVRYARDNDVPFLGLCLGFQMAVVEYARNVLGLEGAHSAEMEEEPPHPVIDILPEQYEVEDMGGTMRLGEHTTVIEPETLAYELYGDTSCSERHRHRYEVNPEYFDQFEDEPLVFSGTAGNRMEILELESHPYFVGTQFHPEYKSRPGQPSPPFLGLIEAVVERAAPTENETEVTH is encoded by the coding sequence ATGCCGACGGAATCGGACACTCATTATGATCCCTCGCTGGGGAACAAGTTCATCTTCGTTACCGGCGGGGTTATGTCGGGACTCGGAAAAGGCATCACGGCCGCGAGCACCGGCCGACTGCTGAAGAACGCCGGATTCGACGTCACCGCGGTCAAGGTTGACCCCTACCTGAACGTCGACGCGGGGACGATGAATCCCTACCAGCACGGGGAGGTGTACGTTCTGGAGGACGGCGGCGAGGTCGACCTCGACCTGGGGAACTACGAGCGGTTCCTCGACGTCGACATGACCTCGGACCACAACATCACCACCGGGAAGACCTACCAGCACGTCATCGAGAAGGAACGCGCCGGCGACTACCTCGGGAAGACGGTCCAGATCATCCCGCACATCACGGACGACATCAAGCGCCGCATTCGCGAGGCCGCCGAAGGAACCGACGTCTGTATCGTCGAGGTCGGCGGCACCGTGGGCGACATCGAGGGAATGCCCTACCTCGAGGCGCTGCGCCAGTTCGCCCACGAGGAACCCGAAGAGAACGTCCTTTTCGTCCACGTCACCCTGGTCCCGTACTCGAAGAACGGCGAGCAGAAGACCAAACCCACGCAACACAGCGTCAAGGAGGTCCGATCGATCGGCCTCCAGCCCGACGTGATCGTCGGCCGCAGCGAGGATCGACTCGAGCCCGAAACGAAGGAGAAGATCGCGCTGTTCTGCGACATTCCCACCGAGGCGGTCTTCTCGAATCCGGACGTCGAGGACGTCTACCACGTCCCGCTGATGGTCGAAGACGAGGGCCTCGACCAGTACGTCCTGGAGCACTTCGGCCTCGCCGAGCGGGCGCTCCCCGAGGGCGAACGGGTCAAGGAGTGGCGCGAGATCGTCACGACCGAGAAGGAAGGGACGGTCGACGTCGCGCTGGTCGGCAAGTACGACCTCGAGGACGCGTACATGTCGATCCACGAGTCGCTGAAACACGCCGGCTTCGAGCTCGGCGTCGACGTCGACGTCCACTGGGTGTCCGCCGGCGAGATGGCCGACGGCCACGACGGACAGCTCGACGACGTCGACGGCGTCATCGTCCCCGGCGGGTTCGGAATGCGCGGCTCGGAGGGGAAAATCGAGGCCGTCCGGTACGCCCGCGACAACGACGTCCCGTTCCTGGGACTGTGTCTGGGCTTCCAGATGGCCGTCGTCGAGTACGCCCGGAACGTGCTCGGTCTCGAGGGCGCCCACTCCGCGGAGATGGAAGAAGAGCCGCCCCACCCGGTCATCGACATCCTGCCCGAGCAGTACGAAGTCGAGGACATGGGCGGGACGATGCGACTCGGCGAGCACACGACCGTGATCGAACCGGAGACGCTCGCCTACGAACTGTACGGCGACACGTCCTGCTCCGAGCGCCACCGCCACCGCTACGAGGTCAATCCCGAGTACTTCGACCAGTTCGAGGACGAGCCGCTGGTCTTCTCCGGCACGGCGGGCAACCGCATGGAGATCCTCGAGCTCGAGTCCCACCCCTACTTCGTGGGCACGCAGTTCCACCCCGAGTACAAGTCCCGACCCGGCCAGCCGAGCCCGCCGTTCCTCGGCCTGATCGAGGCCGTGGTCGAGCGAGCCGCGCCGACAGAAAACGAAACCGAGGTAACCCACTGA